One Vibrio taketomensis DNA window includes the following coding sequences:
- a CDS encoding DUF2850 domain-containing protein, with amino-acid sequence MSLTVKGKMSQSQPYSKKRKGLEALAWLGAIVTTYFIFQGCVLLHEKYQRFTHPNSLIYGVWIEHDVASYQAERIVINEHGVIVNGGVVDTDFEFDGDYLVYQHGTQERRFKFQYENWDQMTLQTQFGYKPVFIKSSVGGL; translated from the coding sequence ATGAGCCTTACAGTGAAAGGAAAAATGTCACAATCCCAACCTTATTCAAAAAAAAGGAAAGGTTTAGAAGCGCTTGCTTGGTTGGGAGCGATAGTGACCACCTACTTTATTTTTCAGGGCTGTGTTTTATTGCATGAAAAGTATCAACGCTTTACGCATCCTAACTCATTGATCTACGGAGTGTGGATTGAACATGATGTCGCTTCCTATCAAGCTGAGCGTATTGTGATTAATGAACATGGTGTGATCGTTAATGGCGGCGTAGTCGACACCGATTTTGAATTTGATGGCGATTACCTTGTCTATCAACATGGAACCCAAGAGCGTCGATTCAAATTCCAATATGAGAATTGGGACCAGATGACTCTGCAAACGCAATTTGGTTATAAACCTGTATTTATTAAGTCGAGTGTGGGTGGTTTGTAG
- the mltA gene encoding murein transglycosylase A, with the protein MKKMLPLAVASLLFGCAQPTDRAQQYFDQEFTATLNQTQKIHSVAPRDFTEFAKQAEQVVDNSPSMAKVYQPLYEQLNQWVLESGDPSQLAKFGVQTAQLGGGDKQGNVLFTGYFSPVMELRHQANETYKYPVYAKPDCDKNCPTRAEIYAGALNGQGLELGYAANMIDPFLMEVQGSGFVHFEDDDTLEYFAYGGKNNKAYVSIGKVLIERGEVPREKMSMKAIKDWVLANDEATVREVLEQNPSFVFFQPRADAPVTGSAGIPLLPMASVAGDRSILPMGTPILAEVPLLNSDGSWSGAHQLRLLIVLDTGGAVKQNHLDLYHGMGERAGLEAGHYKHFGRVWKLGLENSATQAPWAMPPEKQN; encoded by the coding sequence ATGAAAAAAATGCTTCCATTAGCCGTGGCTTCTTTACTTTTTGGTTGTGCACAACCAACGGATCGTGCGCAACAGTATTTTGACCAAGAGTTTACGGCGACTCTCAATCAAACCCAAAAGATTCACTCTGTAGCACCACGAGATTTTACTGAGTTTGCTAAGCAAGCTGAGCAAGTGGTGGACAACTCGCCTTCGATGGCAAAAGTGTACCAACCACTCTATGAGCAACTTAATCAGTGGGTGCTAGAGAGTGGCGATCCGAGTCAACTCGCCAAATTTGGCGTTCAAACCGCCCAATTAGGTGGTGGTGACAAGCAAGGTAATGTGTTGTTTACCGGTTACTTCTCACCAGTGATGGAGTTGCGTCATCAAGCTAACGAAACCTATAAATACCCCGTTTATGCCAAACCAGATTGTGATAAAAACTGCCCAACTCGCGCTGAAATCTATGCCGGGGCTCTGAATGGTCAAGGCTTAGAGCTTGGTTATGCAGCCAACATGATTGACCCATTTTTGATGGAAGTGCAGGGCAGTGGCTTTGTTCATTTTGAAGATGATGACACGCTTGAGTATTTTGCTTACGGCGGTAAGAACAACAAAGCATACGTTAGCATTGGTAAAGTATTGATTGAACGCGGTGAAGTACCTCGTGAAAAGATGTCGATGAAAGCGATCAAGGATTGGGTACTGGCAAATGACGAAGCCACAGTGCGTGAAGTGCTTGAGCAAAACCCCTCGTTTGTCTTTTTCCAACCACGCGCGGATGCACCGGTAACGGGCTCTGCGGGGATTCCACTTCTACCGATGGCATCGGTAGCGGGCGATCGTTCTATTCTTCCTATGGGTACGCCAATTCTGGCTGAAGTACCATTGCTAAACTCAGATGGTAGTTGGAGTGGGGCGCATCAATTGCGTTTATTGATTGTGTTAGATACCGGTGGCGCAGTAAAACAAAATCATCTGGACCTTTACCATGGTATGGGGGAACGAGCGGGCCTAGAGGCTGGTCACTATAAACACTTTGGCCGCGTGTGGAAGCTGGGTTTAGAAAATTCAGCGACTCAAGCGCCTTGGGCGATGCCACCAGAGAAACAAAACTAA
- the tcdA gene encoding tRNA cyclic N6-threonylcarbamoyladenosine(37) synthase TcdA, with product MRELDTPASDNYNQRFGGTRRLYGNSEVEILRAAHVCVIGIGGVGSWAVEALARTGIGELTLIDMDDVCVTNINRQIHAMSGTVGQSKIEVMAERVKLINPECKVNLIDDFITPDNQHEYLTKEYDYVLDAIDSVKAKASLLAYCRSNKIKVITTGGAGGQVDPTQIQVADLTKTIQDPLAKKIKDTLRRHHNFPKNPQRKFGIDCVFSTEQLKYPQADGSVCGVKATAEGPKRMDCASGFGAATVVTATFGFVAVSRIVEKLIQKYKK from the coding sequence ATGCGTGAATTAGACACCCCGGCTTCAGATAATTACAACCAACGCTTTGGTGGTACCCGTCGTCTTTACGGCAATAGTGAAGTGGAAATTCTCCGTGCTGCACACGTGTGTGTGATCGGTATTGGTGGTGTAGGCTCTTGGGCGGTGGAAGCGTTAGCGCGCACTGGTATTGGTGAACTGACATTGATCGATATGGACGATGTGTGTGTGACTAATATTAACCGTCAGATTCACGCGATGAGTGGTACGGTTGGTCAAAGCAAAATTGAAGTGATGGCTGAGCGCGTTAAGCTAATCAACCCAGAGTGTAAGGTTAACTTGATTGATGACTTTATTACTCCAGATAACCAGCATGAGTACCTGACGAAAGAATATGACTACGTGTTGGATGCGATTGATAGTGTGAAAGCGAAAGCGTCACTATTGGCGTACTGCCGCAGTAACAAAATTAAAGTGATTACTACAGGTGGAGCAGGTGGTCAGGTTGACCCGACACAAATTCAAGTCGCTGATTTAACGAAGACAATTCAAGACCCTCTGGCAAAGAAAATTAAAGATACCTTACGTCGTCATCATAATTTTCCAAAGAACCCACAACGTAAATTTGGCATTGACTGCGTATTCTCGACTGAGCAGCTAAAATACCCACAAGCTGATGGTAGTGTGTGTGGCGTTAAAGCGACTGCAGAAGGACCTAAACGTATGGACTGTGCCAGTGGTTTTGGTGCCGCAACAGTGGTGACTGCAACGTTTGGTTTTGTAGCGGTATCACGCATTGTTGAAAAACTGATTCAAAAGTACAAAAAGTAG
- the csdE gene encoding cysteine desulfurase sulfur acceptor subunit CsdE, with product MSTFPQNPFGSEINADDVIATMQQMRGWEDRYRQVIQWGKKLPVMPEAFKSEQVTVSGCESQVWLVSEQVDNTWFFCADSDARIVRGLIALVMAAFNGKSSEQIQQFDVDGYFEQLGLIAHLSPSRGNGLKAIVEQIKQLAA from the coding sequence ATGTCAACGTTCCCTCAAAACCCGTTTGGCTCAGAAATCAACGCAGATGATGTTATTGCGACTATGCAACAAATGCGTGGTTGGGAAGATCGTTATCGCCAGGTGATTCAATGGGGTAAAAAGCTCCCTGTGATGCCAGAGGCGTTCAAATCTGAGCAAGTCACAGTATCTGGTTGTGAAAGCCAGGTGTGGTTAGTCAGCGAACAGGTCGATAATACTTGGTTTTTCTGCGCGGATTCTGATGCGCGCATCGTTCGTGGTTTGATTGCATTGGTGATGGCTGCGTTTAATGGTAAAAGCAGCGAACAGATTCAACAGTTTGATGTTGATGGTTATTTTGAGCAATTGGGTTTAATTGCGCACCTTAGCCCATCGCGTGGCAACGGCCTCAAGGCGATTGTTGAGCAAATTAAGCAACTCGCTGCTTAA
- a CDS encoding bifunctional tRNA (adenosine(37)-C2)-methyltransferase TrmG/ribosomal RNA large subunit methyltransferase RlmN, with protein MTTEKINLLDFDRQGLRKFFAEELNEKAFRAEQVMKWIYHFGVDDFDNMNNINKQLREKLKQRCEIKAPVVSAAQHSSDGTIKWAMRVGDQDVETVYIPEDDRATLCVSSQVGCALECKFCSTAQQGFNRNLKVSEIIGQVWRAAREVGLEKETGRRPITNVVMMGMGEPLLNMKNLIPALEIMLDDLGFGLSKRRVTVSTSGVVSGLDQMTGKIDVALAISLHAPNDKLRSEIMPINDRWDIQEFLASVRRYLASSNANRGKVTVEYVLLDHVNDDMDHARELAELMKDTPCKINLIPFNPYPGSPYKKPSNSRIDRFQKTLMQYEHTVTIRKTRGDDIDAACGQLVGDVIDRTKRTAMAKAAKGEAIDIKAL; from the coding sequence ATGACTACTGAAAAAATCAACTTGCTTGATTTTGACCGCCAAGGATTGCGTAAATTCTTTGCAGAAGAATTAAACGAAAAAGCATTCCGCGCTGAGCAGGTGATGAAGTGGATCTACCATTTCGGTGTTGATGATTTCGACAACATGAACAACATCAACAAGCAACTGCGTGAAAAATTAAAGCAACGCTGTGAGATTAAAGCTCCAGTGGTATCTGCTGCACAGCACTCATCTGATGGCACTATCAAATGGGCAATGCGTGTTGGTGACCAAGATGTAGAAACGGTTTACATCCCAGAAGATGATCGTGCAACGCTATGTGTGTCTTCACAAGTGGGTTGTGCGTTGGAATGTAAATTCTGTTCAACGGCGCAACAAGGCTTCAACCGCAACCTGAAAGTATCTGAAATTATCGGTCAGGTTTGGCGCGCTGCGCGTGAAGTTGGCCTTGAGAAAGAGACCGGTCGTCGTCCAATTACCAACGTGGTAATGATGGGCATGGGTGAGCCACTGTTGAACATGAAAAACCTAATTCCAGCTTTAGAAATCATGCTGGATGATTTAGGTTTTGGTCTGTCAAAACGCCGTGTAACGGTATCGACCTCTGGTGTGGTATCGGGCCTTGATCAAATGACGGGTAAAATTGACGTAGCACTAGCGATTTCTCTTCACGCACCAAATGACAAATTGCGTAGTGAAATCATGCCAATTAACGACCGTTGGGATATTCAAGAGTTCCTAGCGTCTGTGCGTCGTTACCTTGCCTCGTCCAATGCGAACCGCGGTAAAGTAACAGTGGAATACGTGCTACTAGACCATGTGAATGATGATATGGACCATGCGCGTGAACTTGCCGAGCTAATGAAAGATACGCCTTGCAAGATCAACCTGATTCCGTTTAACCCGTACCCAGGTTCACCTTACAAGAAGCCGAGTAACTCACGTATCGACCGCTTCCAGAAAACATTGATGCAATACGAGCACACGGTAACGATCCGTAAAACTCGTGGTGATGATATCGATGCGGCATGTGGTCAATTAGTCGGTGATGTGATTGACCGTACAAAACGTACTGCGATGGCAAAAGCCGCTAAAGGCGAAGCAATCGACATTAAAGCGCTATAA
- the rodZ gene encoding cytoskeleton protein RodZ encodes MNTEQPIPVTDDNAEPVRVAPGTILKLKREELGLTQKQVADRLRLRVALIKQIEENQFEADQVATFTRGYLRSYAKVVGVNESEILSSLDEAMGSQPPQVQNMKSFSRKTNREKHDNRIMMLTWGIVAVIVAISSVWWYQNQQKNVIDLTADESVTTTESTPSVPDLDAFETLNAPAEESTTTNTDRPLTDDAVASADAPIETPVLDTAVTEAVSDDSTVAPTDAEVKTAEVAEPKMVEITKPAEDISNRLVMKFSDECWVQVKDATGKTLVSGIKGAGETATFDGKKPYNIILGAPENVSITLASEPVDLSGYTAGKAARFTLPR; translated from the coding sequence ATGAATACAGAACAACCAATCCCTGTTACTGACGATAATGCAGAACCAGTACGTGTCGCTCCAGGCACAATTTTGAAATTAAAGCGTGAAGAATTAGGGCTGACGCAAAAGCAAGTTGCTGACCGTTTACGTCTGCGAGTCGCGCTTATTAAGCAAATTGAAGAAAATCAGTTTGAAGCTGATCAAGTGGCAACCTTTACTCGTGGTTATTTGCGTTCTTACGCTAAAGTGGTTGGTGTTAACGAGTCTGAAATTTTGTCTTCGCTTGATGAGGCAATGGGCTCTCAGCCACCTCAAGTTCAAAATATGAAGAGTTTTTCTCGTAAAACCAATCGTGAAAAACACGATAATCGCATCATGATGCTTACTTGGGGGATTGTGGCGGTTATCGTGGCGATTTCCTCAGTGTGGTGGTACCAAAATCAGCAAAAAAATGTGATTGATCTGACGGCGGATGAGAGTGTTACCACGACGGAAAGCACGCCATCGGTTCCGGACCTAGATGCATTTGAAACATTAAATGCTCCGGCAGAAGAGAGTACGACGACCAATACAGATCGTCCATTGACCGACGACGCGGTTGCATCTGCTGATGCGCCGATTGAAACCCCAGTACTTGATACTGCAGTAACGGAAGCGGTTAGTGATGACTCGACGGTAGCGCCAACCGATGCCGAAGTGAAAACGGCAGAAGTGGCAGAGCCCAAAATGGTTGAGATCACTAAACCTGCGGAAGATATCAGTAACCGTTTGGTGATGAAGTTCAGCGATGAGTGTTGGGTGCAAGTCAAAGATGCGACGGGTAAAACATTAGTTAGCGGCATTAAAGGTGCGGGAGAGACCGCTACTTTTGATGGTAAAAAGCCTTACAACATCATTTTAGGTGCACCAGAAAACGTTTCAATCACATTAGCGAGTGAACCTGTCGACCTTTCTGGGTATACTGCAGGCAAAGCAGCAAGATTCACACTACCTAGATAA
- the ispG gene encoding flavodoxin-dependent (E)-4-hydroxy-3-methylbut-2-enyl-diphosphate synthase — protein MQHESPIKRRPSTRIYVGDVPIGDGAPIAVQSMTNTRTTDVEATVAQIRALENVGADIVRVSVPTMDAAEAFKLIKQQVNVPLVADIHFDYRIALKVAEYGVDCLRINPGNIGNEERIRSVVDCARDKNIPIRIGVNGGSLEKDIQMKYGEPTPEALVESAMRHVDILDRLNFDQFKVSVKASDVFLAVDSYRLLAKKIDQPLHLGITEAGGARAGAVKSSVGLGMLLAEGIGDTLRISLAANPVEEIKVGFDILKSLRIRSRGINFIACPSCSRQEFDVIGTVNALEQRLEDIITPMDVSIIGCVVNGPGEAEVSHLGLAGSNKKSAFYEDGKRQKERFDNDDLVNQLEAKIRAKAAQLDESNRIEIKVQN, from the coding sequence ATGCAACACGAATCTCCTATCAAACGTCGCCCATCGACTCGAATCTATGTGGGCGATGTGCCTATTGGTGATGGCGCACCGATTGCGGTGCAATCCATGACTAACACCAGAACAACAGACGTGGAAGCGACTGTTGCGCAAATTCGAGCGTTGGAAAACGTCGGTGCAGATATCGTTCGTGTATCAGTACCAACGATGGATGCCGCAGAGGCGTTCAAACTTATCAAACAGCAAGTGAATGTGCCATTAGTGGCCGACATTCATTTTGACTACCGTATTGCGCTTAAAGTGGCGGAGTATGGTGTTGACTGTTTACGTATCAACCCAGGTAACATCGGTAACGAAGAGCGTATTCGCTCAGTGGTTGATTGTGCGCGTGATAAGAACATTCCAATTCGTATTGGTGTTAACGGCGGATCGTTAGAAAAAGACATTCAGATGAAGTACGGCGAACCAACGCCAGAAGCGTTGGTGGAATCAGCAATGCGTCATGTGGATATTCTTGATCGCCTTAACTTCGATCAATTCAAAGTCAGCGTAAAAGCGTCAGATGTCTTCCTTGCGGTTGACTCATACCGTTTACTGGCGAAGAAAATTGATCAACCACTGCACCTTGGTATTACTGAGGCTGGTGGTGCGCGTGCTGGTGCAGTGAAATCGTCAGTGGGTCTTGGCATGCTACTCGCAGAAGGTATCGGCGATACACTGCGAATTTCACTAGCGGCGAACCCAGTCGAAGAGATCAAAGTTGGCTTTGATATTCTTAAATCACTGCGTATTCGCTCACGCGGTATTAACTTTATTGCTTGCCCTAGCTGTTCACGTCAAGAGTTTGATGTGATTGGTACGGTCAATGCGCTAGAACAACGTCTTGAAGACATCATCACACCAATGGACGTATCGATCATTGGTTGCGTGGTGAATGGTCCTGGTGAAGCAGAAGTGTCACACCTAGGTCTTGCAGGTAGCAACAAGAAAAGCGCATTTTACGAAGATGGCAAACGCCAAAAAGAGCGTTTTGACAACGATGACCTAGTTAATCAACTAGAAGCAAAAATTCGTGCGAAAGCCGCCCAATTGGACGAAAGCAATCGCATCGAAATTAAAGTGCAAAACTAA
- the hisS gene encoding histidine--tRNA ligase → MAKTIQAIRGMNDCLPTQSPLWQKLENTVKNVVSAYGYNEMRMPIVEMTHLFSRAIGEVTDVVEKEMYTFEDRNGDSLSLRPEGTAGCVRAGIENGLLYNQEQRVWYMGPMFRHERPQKGRYRQFHQCGVEVFGLNGPDVDAELIMMTARLWRELGIDKHVRLELNSIGSLEARATYRKALIAFLEQHIDVLDEDCKRRMHTNPLRVLDTKNPDVQAILGDAPRLSEYLDEESKQHFAGLCELLDAAGIEYSINERLVRGLDYYNRTVFEWITESLGAQGTVCGGGRYDGLVEQLGGKPTPAVGFAMGLERLVLMLETLELTDVRRSVDVYMVTAGEGTMMAGMKLAEQLREQVPGLRVMNHFGGGNFKKQFKRADKVGAVVALVLGENEVADNTVVLKDLVGGTQETYPQADVIAKLAELI, encoded by the coding sequence GTGGCAAAAACAATTCAAGCAATTCGAGGCATGAACGATTGTCTCCCAACTCAATCACCACTGTGGCAAAAGCTAGAAAATACAGTGAAGAACGTAGTTAGCGCATACGGTTATAACGAAATGCGCATGCCAATCGTTGAGATGACGCATCTATTTAGTCGTGCAATCGGTGAAGTGACTGACGTTGTTGAAAAAGAGATGTACACCTTTGAAGATCGCAATGGTGACAGTCTTTCTCTACGTCCAGAAGGCACTGCAGGTTGTGTACGTGCAGGGATCGAAAATGGTCTGCTGTACAACCAAGAACAACGTGTATGGTACATGGGTCCAATGTTCCGTCACGAGCGTCCACAAAAAGGTCGTTACCGTCAATTCCACCAATGTGGTGTGGAAGTGTTTGGTCTAAACGGGCCTGATGTGGATGCGGAACTTATCATGATGACAGCACGTCTATGGCGTGAGCTTGGCATCGACAAACATGTGCGTCTAGAGCTGAACTCAATCGGTTCACTAGAAGCGCGTGCAACTTACCGTAAAGCGCTGATTGCATTCCTTGAGCAACACATTGATGTGCTTGATGAAGATTGTAAACGCCGTATGCACACCAACCCGCTACGTGTACTGGATACTAAAAACCCAGACGTACAAGCAATTTTGGGTGATGCTCCGCGTCTGTCTGAATACCTTGACGAAGAATCTAAGCAACATTTTGCTGGTCTGTGTGAACTTCTGGACGCAGCGGGCATCGAATACTCTATTAATGAACGTCTAGTTCGTGGTTTGGATTACTACAACCGCACAGTATTTGAGTGGATCACTGAAAGTCTAGGTGCTCAAGGCACAGTATGTGGTGGTGGCCGTTATGATGGTCTAGTTGAACAACTTGGCGGTAAACCAACACCTGCAGTAGGTTTTGCTATGGGTCTTGAGCGTCTTGTTTTGATGCTTGAAACGCTAGAGCTGACTGATGTACGTCGCAGCGTTGATGTTTACATGGTGACGGCTGGTGAAGGTACTATGATGGCGGGCATGAAGCTGGCTGAACAGCTACGCGAACAAGTACCGGGTCTACGTGTGATGAACCACTTTGGTGGCGGTAACTTTAAGAAGCAATTCAAACGTGCTGATAAAGTTGGTGCTGTAGTGGCGCTAGTGCTTGGTGAAAACGAAGTTGCTGACAACACCGTAGTATTGAAAGACCTAGTGGGTGGTACTCAAGAGACTTACCCTCAAGCTGACGTGATTGCGAAGCTAGCTGAGCTAATCTAA
- a CDS encoding YfgM family protein: protein MELYDTEEQQVEAIKDWWKENGKAVIFGAVLGLGGLFGWRYYQDTIIATQEAASERYMQVMDSLAASGVKAEDQVASFITANTDSEYAVLAALQLAKVQVDANQLDAAIAQLQEATNATQDPALLALINFRLARLLSEQGQFEQALTTLGKITDTGWAGRVGELKGDILLRKGDTEGAYNAYTEAQQAGDASEILQMKLDDLAK from the coding sequence GTGGAACTCTACGATACCGAAGAACAACAAGTTGAAGCGATAAAAGATTGGTGGAAAGAGAACGGTAAAGCCGTAATCTTTGGTGCCGTGCTTGGTTTAGGTGGTCTATTTGGCTGGCGTTACTATCAAGACACCATCATTGCAACACAAGAGGCAGCATCTGAGCGTTACATGCAAGTGATGGATAGCCTAGCGGCATCGGGTGTAAAAGCAGAAGATCAAGTCGCTAGCTTTATCACCGCAAACACAGACAGTGAGTACGCAGTGCTTGCTGCGCTTCAGTTGGCAAAAGTTCAAGTTGACGCAAATCAACTTGATGCGGCAATCGCACAGCTTCAAGAAGCAACTAACGCAACTCAAGATCCTGCACTATTGGCTTTAATTAACTTCCGTTTGGCTCGTCTGTTGTCTGAACAAGGTCAATTTGAGCAAGCGCTGACGACACTTGGCAAAATCACTGATACTGGTTGGGCTGGCCGCGTGGGTGAACTGAAAGGTGACATTCTACTGCGTAAAGGTGACACAGAAGGTGCATACAATGCATACACCGAAGCACAACAAGCGGGTGATGCAAGTGAAATTCTGCAGATGAAACTGGATGATCTAGCCAAGTAA
- the bamB gene encoding outer membrane protein assembly factor BamB — MKKLLKRALTAVAVIGVLAGCAGEEDTIIMAPVPEVKSQFEPSKVWSSSIGNGVEQYFSKLSPQFAYDKVFIASRDGEVQALNPANGEEIWATDLEGDVSARLSGGIAAAYDKLFIGSENGEVIALNQETGELIWRQPIQGEVLSMPATDENLVLVHTSEGMLIALDQQTGTQKWTISTEVPTLTLRGTSAPATVSGGVFWGTASGRLAAAIVSRGQLIWQLPIGTPKGATEIDRIVDVDASPMVMGSTLIALGYNGQLTAIDLRSGQAAWKRTYSSASDMANDGSRIFLVTDKDHLVAVDARSGTELWTNKQLEHRLVTAPVIIDDYVVVGDSEGYLYWLDRSSGDFVAMQEENSSGFAVAPIALEDGYLITTRNGDVKKLTLSE, encoded by the coding sequence ATGAAGAAATTGCTGAAAAGAGCATTGACGGCAGTAGCAGTAATCGGCGTATTGGCAGGCTGTGCGGGTGAAGAAGACACCATCATCATGGCGCCAGTACCAGAGGTAAAAAGTCAGTTCGAACCAAGCAAAGTTTGGAGTAGCTCGATTGGCAATGGCGTTGAGCAATACTTCTCTAAGCTCTCTCCTCAATTCGCCTATGACAAGGTATTTATCGCTAGCCGTGACGGTGAAGTTCAAGCGTTGAACCCAGCTAACGGTGAAGAGATTTGGGCAACAGACCTAGAAGGTGACGTATCAGCTCGTCTTTCAGGTGGTATTGCGGCGGCTTACGATAAGCTATTTATCGGTAGTGAAAATGGTGAAGTGATTGCACTTAATCAAGAAACGGGTGAGCTTATTTGGCGTCAACCGATTCAAGGTGAAGTGCTATCGATGCCAGCCACCGATGAGAACTTAGTGTTAGTGCATACCAGTGAAGGTATGTTGATTGCTCTCGATCAGCAAACCGGCACACAAAAGTGGACAATTAGTACTGAAGTTCCAACTTTAACTTTACGTGGTACTAGTGCACCAGCAACAGTTTCTGGCGGTGTATTTTGGGGCACTGCGAGTGGTCGTTTAGCGGCAGCTATTGTTAGTCGCGGACAACTGATTTGGCAATTGCCAATCGGTACACCAAAAGGCGCAACCGAAATTGACCGTATTGTTGACGTCGATGCTTCACCAATGGTGATGGGCAGCACTTTGATTGCGCTTGGTTACAATGGCCAGTTAACGGCAATTGATTTACGCTCTGGACAAGCGGCTTGGAAGCGCACTTACTCTTCAGCAAGCGATATGGCTAATGATGGCAGTCGAATCTTCTTGGTGACGGATAAAGATCACTTGGTAGCAGTTGATGCTCGTAGTGGTACCGAGTTATGGACAAATAAACAGCTTGAGCACCGTTTAGTGACGGCTCCGGTTATCATTGATGATTACGTTGTTGTTGGTGATAGTGAAGGTTATTTGTACTGGCTTGATCGTAGCAGCGGTGATTTTGTTGCTATGCAGGAAGAGAACAGTAGTGGTTTTGCTGTCGCTCCGATTGCGCTTGAGGATGGTTATCTAATTACCACCCGCAACGGCGATGTAAAGAAACTAACGCTCAGCGAATAA
- the der gene encoding ribosome biogenesis GTPase Der, producing MVPVVALVGRPNVGKSTLFNRLTRTRDALVADFPGLTRDRKYGQAKLGEHEFIVIDTGGIDGTEEGVETKMAQQSLAAIDEADVVLFMVDGRAGLTAADEAIAQHLRKLEKPAMLVVNKIDGVDADAASAEFWQLGMEEMYQIAAAHGRGVAALIDLALNPFAEKLIEQTQGEISDLTDFEDQEEEKLDYTEEEAEEEFKRLQDQPIKLAIIGRPNVGKSTLTNRILGEERVVVYDMPGTTRDSIYIPMERDGREYVLIDTAGVRRRTRINETVEKFSVVKTLKAVEDANVVMLVIDARENISDQDLSLLGFALNAGRSIVIAVNKWDGLDNDVKESVKKELDRRLGFVDFARIHFISALHGTGVGHLFESVQEAYKSATTRVGTSVLTRIMKMATDDHQPPMVRGRRVKLKYAHAGGYNPPIIVIHGNQVNELPDSYKRYLMNYYRKSLEIMGTPIRIQFQNSANPFEGKTTKMTLSQERNRKRMMSMVKNRKK from the coding sequence ATGGTTCCTGTTGTTGCTCTAGTAGGGCGTCCGAACGTAGGTAAATCTACGTTGTTTAACCGCTTAACTCGTACACGTGATGCGCTAGTGGCGGACTTCCCTGGCTTAACTCGTGACCGTAAATATGGCCAAGCGAAGCTTGGTGAGCATGAATTTATCGTGATCGATACCGGCGGTATCGATGGCACGGAAGAAGGCGTAGAAACAAAAATGGCTCAGCAGTCGCTAGCGGCGATTGATGAAGCTGATGTTGTGTTATTTATGGTAGACGGCCGTGCTGGTCTAACCGCTGCCGATGAAGCGATTGCGCAACACCTACGCAAACTTGAAAAACCAGCGATGCTGGTCGTGAACAAGATCGATGGCGTTGATGCAGATGCAGCAAGCGCTGAATTCTGGCAGCTTGGTATGGAAGAAATGTACCAAATCGCTGCGGCTCATGGCCGTGGTGTTGCTGCACTTATCGATCTTGCGCTTAATCCATTTGCTGAAAAATTGATTGAACAAACTCAAGGCGAAATCTCTGATTTGACTGATTTTGAAGATCAAGAAGAAGAAAAACTGGATTACACCGAAGAAGAAGCGGAAGAAGAATTTAAACGCCTGCAAGATCAACCAATCAAGCTAGCGATTATCGGTCGTCCAAACGTAGGTAAATCAACGCTAACTAACCGTATTTTAGGTGAAGAGCGTGTGGTTGTTTACGATATGCCAGGAACGACTCGTGACTCTATCTATATTCCAATGGAACGTGATGGTCGTGAGTATGTACTGATCGATACCGCGGGTGTGCGTCGCCGTACTCGTATCAATGAAACTGTTGAGAAGTTCTCAGTAGTAAAAACATTGAAAGCGGTTGAAGATGCAAACGTAGTTATGCTGGTTATCGATGCGCGCGAAAACATCTCAGATCAAGATCTAAGCTTGCTTGGTTTTGCGTTAAACGCAGGTCGTTCAATCGTAATCGCCGTGAACAAATGGGATGGTTTGGATAACGACGTAAAAGAGTCAGTGAAGAAAGAGTTAGACCGTCGTCTAGGCTTCGTTGATTTTGCGCGTATTCACTTTATCTCTGCACTACACGGCACGGGTGTTGGTCACTTGTTTGAATCAGTACAAGAGGCGTACAAGTCAGCGACAACACGTGTAGGTACGTCAGTGCTCACACGCATCATGAAGATGGCGACGGATGATCACCAACCACCGATGGTTCGTGGCCGCCGTGTGAAACTGAAATATGCGCACGCAGGTGGCTACAACCCACCGATTATCGTAATCCACGGTAACCAGGTGAATGAACTGCCAGATTCATACAAACGCTACCTAATGAACTACTACCGTAAGTCGCTAGAAATCATGGGTACGCCAATTCGTATTCAGTTCCAAAACAGTGCGAACCCATTTGAGGGTAAAACCACTAAGATGACTCTGTCTCAGGAACGAAATCGTAAACGTATGATGAGCATGGTTAAAAACCGTAAAAAATAA